One window of the Perca fluviatilis chromosome 5, GENO_Pfluv_1.0, whole genome shotgun sequence genome contains the following:
- the LOC120558532 gene encoding glucose-induced degradation protein 8-B homolog → MSYAEKPEDITREEWMDKLNNVHIQRADMNRLIMNYLVTEGFKEAAEKFRMESGIEPSVDLDSLDERIKIREMILKGQIQDAIALINSLHPELLDTNRYLYFHLQQQHLIELIRLRETEAALEFAQSQLAEQGEESRECLTEMERTLALLAFDNPEESPFGDLLNMMQRQKVWSEVNQCVLDYENRESTPKLAKLLKLLLWAQNELDQKKVKYPKMTDLSKGTIEDPK, encoded by the exons ATGAGTTATGCAGAGAAGCCGGAGGACATAACAAGGGAAGAGTGGATGGATAAACTCAACAATGTCCATATTCAGAGAGCTGATATGAACAGGCTCATTATGAACTACCTCGTGACAG AGGGCTTCAAGGAGGCAGCCGAGAAGTTCAGGATGGAGTCTGGAATAGAGCCTAGTGTCGACTTGGATTCCCTAGATGAAAGAATTAAGATCAGAGAGATGATCCTGAAGGGACAGATCCAAGATGCCATTGCACTGATCAACAGTCTGCACCCAGAGCTGCTGGATACTAACCGTTACCTCTACTTCCACCTACAG cagcagcatctgaTTGAGCTGATTCGTTTGAGGGAGACTGAAGCTGCCCTTGAATTTGCCCAGTCTCAGTTAGCAGAGCAGGGAGAGGAGAGCCGGGAATGTTTGACCgagatggagaggacactggCCCTGCTGGCATTTGACAACCCTGAGGAGTCGCCTTTTGGAGATCTGCTCAATATGATGCAGAGACAAAAG GTGTGGAGTGAAGTAAATCAGTGTGTGCTAGACTATGAAAACAGAGAGTCAACACCCAAGCTGGCCAAGCTCCTGAAGCTACTGCTGTGGGCTCAAAATGAACTTGACCAAAAGAAAGTGAAGTATCCCAAAATGACAGACCTCAGCAAGGGAACCATCGAAGACCCAAAATAA